The stretch of DNA TCGCATTACGGTTATCACAGATCATCTGCAACCGCAGGCGCTGAAGGTCCTTCCGCTGCCGCATCGTAGCCGCTTTGGTGCGCCTCCAAAGAAGCGCGCCTGAGCAAATAATCAAAACGGGTGGTCGTGACGCCACGACCACCCGCATTGTTCAAGCCGCGACCGCCAGCTGATCGGCAACCTCTTGCTCCAAATGGAGCTGGGGCCACCTCGGTATCTCATTTGAAAATTCGCTACCCTCCAAGATTCACAAAAATTTCAGCCAGATCATCCTTAATTGCCCGTAGCAATGACAATTGAAGCAAAGGAAATTGTGAAGGTGCAGCAACGACAGGTGAAGCAACACCTGAATATTTCTTAAACGTTTGACCGTGGACCAACTTCTTTTTCGTGACAGAACTTGCCTTCCCATGATCAACATCATGCTGCAATTCTGTTCGAAGTGTATTTACGTCCTTGAAAGATTGAGGCTTATCATTAATTTTTGAACCCGGACCTTCCCAAAATAGAAAATAAAGGTTCTCTACAAATTCTTTATATTCAGAATATGAACTGATTGGCTCACCGATAGCAACCTGAGCTTGTACTGTTTTGTTCGTTGCCTTGAACAAATCACTTCCGCTTTTCGCTGCAAAGGCACTATTTATTTCGACTACCAGCGACCTCAAATTTTTAGCAACACTTGCGATTTCACCAGAAAAATCAGCAGCGGCTATCGCGGTCGCATCCACACTAGTCAGGAACGAAGGGTCAAATTGAAACAACTTTCGAAGCAACACTTGATCTCGTATTACTGGCCCAGATTTGATATTTGCATTGATACTTTTTTGGAACGCGATCAAATCAGAGTCTGTTGCTGATTGACCTTTTTCGACTTGCGCACTTAGTTCACTGACGAAGAATTTTGCGAATTCTGCGATAGTGCCCTCCTTTCCTTTAAGCGCGCCCTTCTCCTGCAAATGACAAATCAACGAAATAAAAGACTGCGTCAAAGATCTGCTTCGGAAAGCTGGATATTTATCAGGAATCGAAGCAGCCAAAAAGTCCAGCGACGATTTTATCCTCACAGCGACTTGCGACTTTTCGGAAAAGTTCTTTTGTGCTTCGAAAACTTGCCGGACATCCTCGTATCGCAACCCAGCACCGAACCCCTCAACTTCAAGCGTCGCAACTTTTGCTACGACATCGAAATGAGCATACCGCTTGTTATCAAATGCAACTTTATTTTTGAAGAATTCGTGCTTTGCCATATTCTTGCAAAACGTCTTCAATTTGCTGGGAATAGCATTTAATTTTTCGCTTGAGTTAAGCTGCAAACCTGATTGAAGTCTTTGAAAAAATTCCATAAGCTCTTCATCAGTAGCATCTTCAATTATATCAAAATCTATTTTAAAATCGTCAACAGCGTCAGATATATTATCTGGCAATCCCTTATAGTGTTTAGAGCCAAATTCTTTCGCCATCTTATCACTCAAAGATAGTTCGCCCGAAAGAAATTCAAATATGGTTG from Porphyrobacter sp. YT40 encodes:
- a CDS encoding DUF262 domain-containing protein, whose amino-acid sequence is MKSDRRELDKVFKRRDRYEIPDWQREEVWEESRKQLLIDSILRGWKLPKFYFVASKTEPVTYEVVDGQQRLATIFEFLSGELSLSDKMAKEFGSKHYKGLPDNISDAVDDFKIDFDIIEDATDEELMEFFQRLQSGLQLNSSEKLNAIPSKLKTFCKNMAKHEFFKNKVAFDNKRYAHFDVVAKVATLEVEGFGAGLRYEDVRQVFEAQKNFSEKSQVAVRIKSSLDFLAASIPDKYPAFRSRSLTQSFISLICHLQEKGALKGKEGTIAEFAKFFVSELSAQVEKGQSATDSDLIAFQKSINANIKSGPVIRDQVLLRKLFQFDPSFLTSVDATAIAAADFSGEIASVAKNLRSLVVEINSAFAAKSGSDLFKATNKTVQAQVAIGEPISSYSEYKEFVENLYFLFWEGPGSKINDKPQSFKDVNTLRTELQHDVDHGKASSVTKKKLVHGQTFKKYSGVASPVVAAPSQFPLLQLSLLRAIKDDLAEIFVNLGG